The Pantoea phytobeneficialis genome has a segment encoding these proteins:
- the cysZ gene encoding sulfate transporter CysZ gives MPVEKSVSSLNGIHYFAEGWKLVRLPGIRRYVIIPLLVNILLLGGAFIWLFHRLSQWIPQLMAHIPDWLQWLSYLLWPLSVISIVLVFSYFFSTIANLIAAPFCGLLAEQLEGRLTGKPLPDSGWVAMFKDIPRIMKREMQKLGYYLPRALGLLLLYFIPGFGQTVAPVLWFLFSAWMLSIQYCDYPFDNHKVSFQQMRHALRRHKSANMQFGALVSLFTMIPILNLAIMPVAVCGATAMWVDRYRQQNGRH, from the coding sequence ATGCCCGTTGAGAAATCGGTCTCATCTTTGAATGGTATTCATTACTTCGCCGAGGGATGGAAGCTGGTGCGTCTGCCCGGTATTCGCCGCTATGTTATCATCCCGCTGCTGGTCAATATCCTGCTGTTGGGGGGTGCCTTTATTTGGCTCTTCCACCGCCTCAGCCAGTGGATTCCCCAGCTAATGGCACATATCCCCGATTGGCTGCAATGGTTGAGTTACCTGCTCTGGCCGTTGTCGGTGATTTCGATTGTGCTGGTGTTCAGTTACTTCTTTTCCACCATCGCTAACCTGATTGCGGCCCCTTTTTGCGGACTGCTGGCAGAACAACTGGAAGGGCGTCTGACCGGTAAACCCTTGCCCGATAGTGGCTGGGTAGCCATGTTCAAAGACATTCCCCGCATCATGAAGCGTGAAATGCAGAAGCTGGGCTACTATTTGCCCCGCGCACTTGGGTTATTGCTGCTGTACTTTATTCCGGGTTTCGGGCAAACGGTGGCTCCGGTTTTATGGTTTTTGTTCAGCGCCTGGATGCTCTCAATCCAATATTGCGATTATCCATTTGATAACCATAAAGTGAGTTTTCAACAGATGCGCCATGCGTTACGTCGGCATAAAAGCGCCAATATGCAATTTGGGGCGCTGGTCAGCCTGTTTACCATGATCCCCATCCTCAATCTGGCCATCATGCCCGTTGCCGTGTGTGGTGCCACCGCCATGTGGGTCGATCGTTATCGCCAGCAAAATGGCCGTCATTAA
- the zipA gene encoding cell division protein ZipA gives MMQDLRLILIVVGAIAIIALLLHGLWTSRKERSSVFRDRPHKRLKQREEADDDLLGDDDEGVGEVRVRRDTHDEPELGGYSEKPVSAPRAPEPVRQPAPRQEPSVARDPLFDAEPEVRQQPVPPVPPVVKPVVQPQPQPQPIQADPLLDNDPLVSAAPVVAQQPEPEEETPVAHEEQPQPAAAGSKKEAVLVLHVAAHAGGVLNGEALLQGILQAGFQFGEMNIFHRHLSPAGSGPVLFSLANMVKPGSFNPDEMGDFSTPGVSIFMMVPSYGDANQNFKLMLQSAQRIADDVGGVVLDDERRMMTPQKLETYKARIREVIG, from the coding sequence ATGATGCAGGATTTGCGTCTGATATTAATCGTTGTTGGCGCGATCGCCATAATAGCGCTGCTACTTCACGGACTGTGGACCAGCCGTAAAGAGCGCTCCTCCGTGTTTCGCGATCGCCCGCACAAACGTCTGAAACAACGCGAAGAAGCGGATGATGATCTGCTGGGCGACGATGATGAAGGCGTCGGCGAAGTACGGGTTCGTCGCGATACGCATGATGAACCTGAGCTGGGCGGCTATTCAGAAAAGCCGGTCAGTGCGCCGCGTGCGCCTGAACCTGTTCGTCAGCCTGCACCGCGTCAGGAACCTTCAGTTGCACGCGATCCGCTGTTTGATGCGGAGCCGGAAGTGCGCCAGCAACCCGTACCGCCTGTTCCTCCAGTGGTAAAACCTGTTGTGCAGCCGCAACCACAGCCGCAACCGATTCAGGCAGATCCGTTGCTGGATAACGACCCGCTGGTTAGCGCCGCACCGGTCGTGGCCCAACAGCCTGAGCCGGAAGAAGAGACGCCCGTTGCCCACGAAGAACAACCGCAGCCAGCCGCTGCGGGCAGCAAAAAAGAAGCCGTGCTGGTACTGCACGTTGCGGCTCATGCTGGCGGCGTGCTGAATGGTGAAGCGCTGTTGCAGGGGATTTTGCAGGCAGGCTTCCAGTTTGGCGAAATGAATATTTTCCATCGCCATCTGAGTCCGGCCGGCAGCGGTCCGGTGCTGTTCAGCCTGGCGAATATGGTAAAACCCGGTTCGTTCAATCCGGATGAAATGGGTGATTTCAGCACGCCAGGCGTATCCATCTTTATGATGGTGCCGTCGTACGGCGATGCGAACCAGAACTTTAAACTGATGCTGCAATCCGCACAGCGTATCGCGGATGATGTCGGCGGCGTCGTGTTGGATGATGAGCGTCGAATGATGACGCCACAAAAGCTGGAAACTTATAAAGCACGTATTCGCGAGGTTATCGGCTGA
- the ligA gene encoding NAD-dependent DNA ligase LigA yields the protein MKSVQEQITALRTTLRHHEYLYHVMDTPEVPDAEYDRLMAQLRELESAHPELITPDSPTQRVGAAPLAAFEQVRHEVPMLSLDNTFDEAGFLAFNKRVQDRLKSSDDLVYCCELKLDGLAVSLLYEDGLLVSAATRGDGTTGENITANVRTIHAIPLRLHGDNIPARVEVRGEVFMTESGFEKLNEEARRSGGKVFANPRNAAAGSLRQLDPRITAKRPLTFFCYGLGLLEGGEMPASHLGRLQQFKAWGLPVSNRIRLANNADEVLAFYREVEEARPTLGFDIDGVVIKVDSLALQEQLGFVARAPRWAVAFKFPAQEQMTVVRDVEFQVGRTGAITPVARLEPVQVAGVVVSNATLHNADEIARLGLRIGDKVVIRRAGDVIPQVVNVVESERPEDTREIVFPSHCPVCGSDVERVEGEAVTRCTGGLICGAQRKEALKHFVSRRALDVEGMGDKIIDQLVEKEYVKTPADLFRLTAGKLTGLDRMGPKSAQNVVDALEKAKLTTLPRFLYALGIREVGEATAANLANHFGELEKVMDADLDALIAVQDVGKVVASHVRNFMDEESNREVIRELTVEMGVHWPQVEVVNAAEIDSPFAGKTVVLTGSLSQMNRDDAKARLTALGAKVSGSVSKKTDLLIAGEAAGSKLAKAQELGIAVIDEAEMIRLLGA from the coding sequence ATGAAATCGGTTCAGGAGCAGATCACCGCGCTGCGCACCACGTTACGTCACCACGAATATCTCTACCATGTGATGGATACGCCGGAAGTCCCGGATGCAGAATATGACCGACTCATGGCACAGCTGCGTGAGCTGGAAAGCGCGCATCCCGAGCTGATCACGCCGGATTCACCGACGCAACGTGTCGGTGCAGCACCGCTGGCCGCCTTTGAACAGGTTCGTCATGAAGTGCCGATGCTGTCGCTGGATAACACCTTCGATGAAGCCGGTTTCCTCGCTTTCAACAAACGCGTTCAGGATCGTCTGAAAAGCAGCGATGACCTTGTCTACTGCTGCGAACTCAAACTGGATGGTCTTGCGGTAAGCCTGTTGTATGAAGATGGCTTATTGGTCAGTGCCGCCACGCGCGGCGACGGCACCACCGGAGAAAATATCACCGCCAACGTGCGCACCATTCACGCGATTCCGCTGCGCCTGCACGGCGACAATATCCCGGCCCGCGTTGAAGTACGTGGCGAAGTGTTTATGACGGAAAGTGGTTTCGAAAAATTGAATGAAGAAGCGCGCCGTAGCGGGGGGAAAGTTTTCGCCAACCCACGTAACGCCGCTGCGGGTTCGCTGCGTCAGCTCGATCCGCGCATCACCGCGAAGCGCCCACTCACGTTCTTCTGCTACGGCCTTGGCCTGCTGGAGGGCGGTGAGATGCCTGCCAGCCACCTCGGCCGTCTGCAACAATTTAAGGCCTGGGGTTTACCGGTCAGCAACCGTATCCGTCTGGCCAATAATGCCGATGAAGTGTTGGCGTTTTATCGCGAGGTTGAAGAGGCGCGCCCAACGCTGGGGTTCGATATCGATGGTGTAGTGATCAAGGTTGATTCGCTGGCATTACAGGAACAACTGGGCTTTGTCGCCCGCGCACCGCGTTGGGCTGTTGCGTTTAAATTCCCGGCGCAGGAGCAGATGACCGTGGTGCGTGACGTGGAGTTCCAGGTGGGTCGTACCGGCGCCATCACGCCAGTTGCTCGTCTGGAGCCAGTGCAGGTGGCCGGCGTAGTGGTCAGCAACGCCACGTTGCATAACGCCGATGAAATTGCCCGTCTGGGGCTGCGCATTGGTGACAAAGTCGTGATTCGTCGTGCCGGGGATGTGATCCCGCAGGTGGTGAATGTTGTGGAATCGGAACGCCCGGAAGACACGCGTGAGATTGTGTTCCCCAGCCACTGCCCGGTGTGCGGCTCTGATGTGGAGCGTGTGGAAGGCGAAGCGGTGACGCGTTGTACCGGTGGCCTGATTTGCGGTGCGCAACGCAAAGAGGCGCTCAAGCATTTTGTGTCGCGCCGCGCGCTGGATGTCGAGGGGATGGGTGACAAAATCATCGATCAACTGGTGGAAAAGGAGTACGTCAAAACGCCTGCCGACCTGTTTCGCCTGACCGCCGGTAAGCTCACCGGGCTGGACCGTATGGGGCCGAAATCGGCGCAGAATGTGGTCGATGCGCTGGAGAAAGCCAAACTCACCACGCTACCGCGTTTCCTCTATGCCCTTGGCATTCGTGAAGTCGGGGAGGCCACCGCGGCTAACCTTGCCAATCATTTTGGTGAGCTGGAAAAAGTGATGGATGCCGACCTAGATGCGCTGATAGCGGTGCAGGATGTCGGCAAAGTGGTTGCCAGCCATGTACGCAACTTTATGGATGAAGAGAGCAACCGTGAGGTGATTCGCGAACTGACCGTGGAAATGGGCGTGCACTGGCCGCAGGTTGAGGTGGTAAATGCAGCAGAGATCGATAGCCCGTTTGCCGGTAAAACCGTGGTATTAACCGGTTCGCTGTCGCAGATGAACCGTGATGATGCCAAAGCGCGTCTGACGGCCCTGGGTGCCAAAGTCAGTGGCAGCGTATCAAAGAAAACCGATTTGCTGATTGCCGGTGAAGCCGCCGGTTCCAAACTGGCGAAAGCACAGGAGCTGGGCATTGCGGTGATCGACGAAGCAGAGATGATTCGCCTGCTCGGAGCCTGA
- a CDS encoding DUF3820 family protein, translated as MEKQQLIEIANTPMPFGKYKGRVLIDLPEEYLLWFARSGEFPAGKLGELMQLTLAIKIEGLQGLVKPLKRT; from the coding sequence ATGGAAAAGCAGCAGCTGATTGAGATTGCCAACACGCCAATGCCGTTTGGTAAATACAAAGGCAGGGTGTTGATTGATTTGCCGGAGGAGTATCTGCTGTGGTTTGCCCGCAGCGGTGAGTTTCCCGCCGGTAAACTGGGTGAGCTGATGCAGCTCACCCTGGCGATTAAGATTGAAGGGTTACAGGGTTTGGTGAAGCCGCTGAAACGTACATGA
- a CDS encoding bile acid:sodium symporter family protein: protein MGFLRLDPMMVKLIITVLLASFLPAKGGFVDFFEWLTTAAIALLFFMHGAKLSREKIIAGSSHWRLHLWIMCSTFVLFPILGLLLVWWHPVDVGAEIYTGFLYLCILPATVQSAIAFTSMAGGNVAAAVCSASASSLLGVFVSPLLVNLVMNVHSDGPSNGLEQIGKIMLQLLVPFVLGHISRRWIGGWVEKHRSLIGKTDQTSILLVVYSAFSEAVVNGIWHRVGVDTLLWILAGSLLLLAVVLLINLGASRLFGFKRPDEITVLFCGSKKSLANGVPMANILFPASSVGIIVLPLMIFHQVQLMVCSFIAQRYKTSNAKRLAQQQQVEVQKS from the coding sequence ATGGGATTTTTACGCCTCGACCCGATGATGGTCAAACTCATCATCACCGTGCTGCTGGCCAGCTTCTTACCGGCCAAAGGCGGGTTTGTCGACTTCTTTGAATGGCTGACCACCGCTGCCATCGCCCTGCTGTTCTTTATGCACGGTGCCAAGCTGTCACGCGAAAAAATCATCGCCGGTAGCAGCCACTGGCGACTGCATTTATGGATTATGTGCAGCACCTTCGTGCTGTTCCCGATCCTTGGCCTGCTGCTGGTGTGGTGGCATCCGGTTGATGTAGGCGCTGAAATCTATACCGGTTTTCTTTACCTGTGCATTCTGCCTGCAACCGTGCAGTCGGCAATCGCCTTTACCTCTATGGCCGGAGGCAACGTGGCGGCTGCGGTATGTAGCGCTTCCGCATCCAGCTTACTCGGCGTATTTGTTTCGCCGTTGCTGGTGAATCTGGTGATGAATGTGCACAGCGATGGTCCGAGCAACGGGCTGGAGCAGATTGGCAAAATCATGTTGCAGTTGCTGGTGCCTTTTGTGCTCGGTCATATTTCACGTCGCTGGATTGGCGGCTGGGTGGAGAAGCATCGCAGCCTGATTGGTAAAACCGACCAGACCTCCATTCTGTTGGTGGTTTATTCCGCCTTTAGTGAAGCGGTAGTCAACGGCATCTGGCACCGCGTGGGCGTGGATACGCTGCTGTGGATTCTGGCCGGTAGCCTGCTGCTGCTGGCTGTGGTGTTGTTGATCAACCTTGGCGCATCACGCCTGTTTGGCTTCAAGCGTCCCGATGAAATTACCGTGTTGTTCTGTGGTTCGAAAAAGAGCCTCGCCAACGGCGTGCCGATGGCCAATATCCTGTTCCCGGCCAGCAGCGTGGGGATTATCGTGCTGCCGCTGATGATCTTCCATCAGGTGCAGTTGATGGTGTGTTCTTTCATTGCCCAACGTTATAAAACCAGCAATGCGAAACGGCTGGCGCAGCAGCAACAGGTTGAAGTGCAGAAATCCTGA
- a CDS encoding LysR family transcriptional regulator, translating to MNYTLRQLRTFVAVAKHGSFSLAGQVIGLSQSAVSHSIKELEAEMGVRLLDRTTREVLLTGAGQQLATRLEHLLEELNTTVLDVRSYGEQRSGTVRVAASQTPSAHLMPQCLASSQQRYPDIRVILHDRAQQWVLQSVRNAEVDFGIIIGPLRDSDFDYQTIMDEPFLLLCREDDVLAQALQPQWSMLDGRTMVLQDYASGSRLLIDAALHQQGISVNVVQEIGHPATLYPMVEAGIGISILPALALPLPSGRKLTVRRLYPEINRSLMLIKRRNRSLTPAAEAIWQEVRQQAALLTQQRSLKPAF from the coding sequence ATGAATTACACGCTGCGCCAGTTGCGCACTTTTGTCGCTGTGGCAAAACATGGCAGCTTCAGCCTGGCCGGGCAGGTCATTGGCCTGAGCCAGTCGGCGGTCAGCCACAGCATTAAAGAACTGGAAGCGGAAATGGGGGTGCGTTTGCTGGATCGCACTACGCGCGAGGTGCTGCTGACTGGTGCGGGACAGCAGCTGGCCACGCGCCTGGAGCATCTGCTGGAAGAACTTAACACCACGGTGCTGGATGTCCGTAGCTACGGTGAACAGCGTAGCGGTACGGTGCGGGTGGCGGCCAGCCAGACGCCTTCTGCGCATCTGATGCCGCAATGTCTTGCCAGCAGCCAACAACGCTATCCCGATATTCGTGTGATCTTGCATGACCGCGCGCAGCAGTGGGTACTGCAAAGCGTGCGTAACGCGGAGGTAGACTTCGGCATCATCATCGGGCCATTGCGTGATAGCGATTTTGACTACCAGACCATTATGGATGAACCCTTTTTATTGCTGTGTCGGGAAGATGATGTCCTGGCACAGGCGCTTCAGCCACAGTGGTCAATGCTGGATGGGCGTACTATGGTGCTTCAGGACTACGCTTCGGGCAGCCGTCTGCTCATTGACGCCGCGCTGCATCAGCAGGGGATCTCGGTCAACGTGGTGCAGGAGATAGGGCATCCGGCAACGCTATATCCGATGGTTGAAGCAGGGATTGGCATCAGTATTCTTCCGGCGCTGGCGTTGCCCTTACCGTCCGGGCGCAAACTGACGGTGCGACGTCTTTACCCGGAAATAAACCGTAGCCTGATGCTGATTAAACGCCGAAACCGATCGTTGACGCCCGCAGCAGAGGCGATCTGGCAGGAAGTGCGTCAGCAGGCAGCGCTGCTGACGCAACAACGTTCTCTTAAACCGGCGTTTTAA
- a CDS encoding FlxA-like family protein, protein MSTISSVSSSTTSASSSGNTSQIASLNKQIQSLTKELKDLSSDDTLTDEQKSEQEQLLESQIQMIEAQIAQIEQQAAEKAQQQQEQQQKQETASTTAKADGINRPTDTNKINVYV, encoded by the coding sequence ATGAGTACCATTTCCAGTGTATCCAGTAGTACCACCAGTGCCAGCAGTAGCGGCAACACGTCGCAAATCGCCAGCCTGAATAAACAAATTCAGAGCCTGACCAAAGAACTCAAAGATCTGTCCAGTGATGACACCCTCACAGATGAACAAAAATCTGAACAGGAGCAGTTACTGGAGTCGCAGATTCAGATGATTGAAGCGCAGATTGCGCAAATCGAGCAGCAAGCGGCTGAAAAAGCGCAACAACAGCAGGAGCAGCAGCAAAAACAGGAAACCGCCAGCACCACGGCAAAAGCTGATGGTATCAACCGCCCGACGGATACCAATAAGATCAACGTTTACGTTTAA
- the gltX gene encoding glutamate--tRNA ligase has translation MKIKTRFAPSPTGYLHVGGARTALYSWLYARHNKGEFVLRIEDTDLERSTPEAIEAIMDGMNWLSLDWNEGPYYQTKRFDRYNAVIDEMQEAGTAYKCYCSKERLEALREEQMAKGEKPRYDGRCRDSHEHHAADEPCVVRFRNPQEGSVIFDDQIRGPIEFSNQELDDLIIRRTDGSPTYNFCVVVDDWDMGITHVIRGEDHINNTPRQINILKAIGAEVPTYAHVSMILGDDGKKLSKRHGAVGVMQYRDDGYLPEALLNYLVRLGWSHGDQEIFSVAEMTELFTLDAVSKSASAFNTEKLQWLNHHYINTLPPEYVATHLQWHIEQQNIDTRTGPELAKLVTLLGERCKTLVEIAASCRYFYEEFDAFDADAAKKHLRPVARQPLEVVRDKLAAISDNDWTAENVHHAIQSAADELELGMGKVGMPLRVAVTGAGQSPALDVTVQAIGRSRSVARIEKALAFIAEREAQA, from the coding sequence ATGAAAATCAAAACTCGCTTCGCACCCAGCCCCACTGGTTATCTGCATGTGGGCGGTGCTCGTACCGCGCTTTACTCCTGGCTTTATGCTCGTCATAACAAGGGCGAATTTGTTCTGCGTATCGAAGATACCGATCTGGAGCGATCCACGCCGGAAGCCATCGAAGCCATTATGGATGGCATGAACTGGTTGAGCCTGGACTGGAACGAAGGCCCGTACTACCAGACCAAACGTTTTGATCGCTATAACGCGGTGATCGACGAAATGCAGGAAGCAGGCACTGCCTATAAATGCTACTGCTCGAAAGAACGTTTGGAAGCATTGCGCGAAGAGCAGATGGCGAAAGGCGAAAAACCGCGTTATGACGGTCGTTGCCGCGACAGCCACGAACATCATGCCGCTGATGAACCTTGCGTGGTGCGTTTCCGTAACCCACAAGAGGGTTCGGTAATTTTCGATGACCAGATCCGTGGTCCGATTGAATTCAGCAACCAGGAGCTGGATGACCTGATCATTCGCCGCACCGATGGTTCGCCGACCTACAACTTCTGTGTCGTGGTGGACGACTGGGATATGGGGATCACCCATGTGATTCGTGGTGAAGACCATATCAACAACACGCCGCGTCAGATCAACATCCTGAAAGCGATTGGCGCTGAAGTGCCGACTTATGCTCACGTCTCGATGATCCTCGGTGACGATGGCAAAAAACTCTCCAAGCGTCATGGTGCGGTAGGTGTGATGCAGTATCGTGATGACGGCTACCTGCCGGAAGCGCTGCTCAACTATCTGGTGCGTCTGGGCTGGTCACATGGCGATCAGGAAATTTTCAGTGTGGCGGAGATGACGGAGTTGTTTACCCTTGATGCGGTCAGCAAGTCAGCCAGTGCCTTTAACACAGAAAAATTGCAGTGGCTGAACCATCACTACATTAATACGCTGCCGCCGGAATATGTCGCCACCCATCTGCAATGGCACATTGAACAACAGAACATCGATACCCGTACTGGCCCGGAACTGGCGAAGCTGGTTACGTTGCTGGGCGAGCGTTGCAAAACGCTGGTGGAGATTGCCGCTTCCTGCCGCTACTTCTATGAAGAGTTTGACGCGTTTGATGCCGATGCAGCGAAGAAACACCTGCGCCCGGTAGCGCGTCAACCGTTGGAAGTGGTGCGTGACAAACTGGCCGCCATCAGCGACAACGACTGGACCGCTGAAAATGTGCATCACGCCATTCAAAGCGCGGCTGATGAGCTGGAGCTGGGGATGGGGAAAGTCGGCATGCCGTTGCGTGTTGCCGTAACCGGTGCCGGGCAATCACCCGCGCTGGATGTGACGGTACAGGCGATTGGTCGCAGCCGCAGCGTGGCGCGCATTGAAAAAGCGCTGGCCTTTATTGCGGAACGTGAAGCGCAGGCCTAA
- a CDS encoding YfeC-like transcriptional regulator yields the protein MKKEWLTPEELALETGYSRQTVNKWIKRENWTTTPKPGVQGGKARLIHIDERVKSFIQSTRHASEPAAHYGAQQNTLPALLINSIQQMTVAEQEQLVALLLREGIRGVLQRLGIQEK from the coding sequence GTGAAAAAGGAATGGCTAACACCCGAAGAACTCGCGCTGGAAACCGGATACAGTCGCCAGACTGTTAACAAATGGATTAAACGCGAAAACTGGACAACCACGCCAAAGCCCGGCGTACAGGGCGGCAAGGCGCGTTTGATCCACATTGATGAACGCGTTAAAAGCTTTATCCAATCTACCCGACACGCGAGTGAACCGGCAGCTCATTACGGTGCTCAGCAAAATACGTTACCTGCGTTATTAATAAATTCTATCCAGCAAATGACAGTCGCCGAACAGGAACAATTGGTGGCACTTCTGTTGCGGGAAGGAATCAGAGGCGTATTACAACGGCTGGGAATTCAGGAAAAATAA
- a CDS encoding formate/nitrite transporter family protein, which produces MSLHTPKEIAQLAIQSGVVKSQAPVSTLLILGFMAGAFIATGFLLDLHVINQLPADWGSFGGLLGAAVFPVGLILTVLAGGELLTGNMMTMPIAWFARRISGFSVLRNWFWVTIANFLGSIAVAWFFGHMLGMTEGDYLKKTVAIATAKVNADFLHAFISGIGCNWLVCLAVWLAFASKDVVGKIFGMWFPVMAFVAIGFQHVVANMFIVPAAIFAGQLSWTEYLPNFVAVFLGNGVGGAIFVGLTYFIAFRPAMAAASEAR; this is translated from the coding sequence ATGTCACTGCATACACCAAAAGAGATCGCCCAACTGGCGATTCAGTCTGGCGTGGTTAAAAGCCAGGCGCCGGTATCTACCTTATTGATCCTCGGCTTTATGGCGGGCGCATTTATTGCAACCGGCTTTCTGCTTGATCTGCACGTTATTAACCAACTGCCCGCCGATTGGGGCTCCTTCGGCGGGCTGTTGGGCGCGGCGGTTTTCCCGGTCGGTCTGATTCTGACCGTGCTGGCCGGTGGTGAACTGCTGACCGGCAATATGATGACCATGCCGATTGCCTGGTTCGCACGCCGTATCAGTGGCTTCAGCGTGCTGCGCAACTGGTTCTGGGTCACCATCGCCAACTTCCTCGGCAGTATCGCCGTCGCCTGGTTCTTTGGTCATATGTTGGGTATGACGGAGGGAGACTACCTGAAGAAAACGGTCGCCATCGCTACCGCCAAAGTGAATGCTGATTTCCTGCATGCCTTTATCTCTGGCATTGGCTGTAACTGGCTGGTGTGCCTGGCGGTGTGGCTGGCGTTTGCCAGTAAAGACGTGGTAGGCAAGATTTTTGGTATGTGGTTCCCGGTAATGGCCTTCGTGGCGATTGGCTTCCAGCACGTCGTGGCAAATATGTTTATCGTGCCGGCCGCGATTTTCGCCGGACAGTTGAGCTGGACTGAGTACCTGCCGAATTTTGTCGCCGTGTTCCTCGGTAATGGCGTTGGCGGGGCGATTTTTGTCGGTCTGACCTACTTTATCGCCTTCCGCCCGGCGATGGCGGCAGCGAGCGAAGCACGTTAA
- a CDS encoding rhodanese homology domain-containing protein encodes MTKPVFPLRQAADILTALRQQQEVALVDVRDEALYATGHPLFAVNIPLSKLELEWLDRIPQRATAITLYDNGEGLAQTAAERIAALGYHNVALLADDLPGWQAAGGELFIDVNSPSKAFGELVEHHNQTPSLSADEVHSLLNGDHDVVVLDARRFDEYQTMSIPHATSVPGGELVLRVRDLAPSPETTVIVNCAGRTRSIIGTQSLVNAGIRNPVFALRNGTIGWTLAGHPLDKGQDRRYGATSEIAQRQAAAKARELADRAGVERITLDTLHRLRQEPRTTYLFDVRDAQEYAAGHVPGSRHVPGGQLVQETDHYASVRGACIVLIDDDGVRANMAASWLAQLGWQVAVLEGLQVSDFSVTGNWQAQVPPVAQPEFVSPQQLASWLAEGQTQVLDFTTRVNHLNSHIPGAAWLLRSTLQQQGNALLPEARRYVLTCGSSLLAGYAVEQIAELSGKPVYVLEGGNAAWRAAGLPTEQGEQRLLSPAIDRYRRPYEGTDIEPTVMQAYLDWEYGLVAQLDRDGTHGFRVLKPVSQAVTV; translated from the coding sequence ATGACTAAACCGGTTTTTCCGTTACGCCAGGCGGCCGACATTCTGACCGCGCTGCGTCAGCAGCAGGAAGTGGCACTGGTCGATGTGCGCGATGAAGCGCTGTATGCCACGGGTCATCCGTTGTTTGCGGTGAACATCCCGTTATCCAAACTTGAACTGGAGTGGCTGGATCGCATCCCGCAGCGTGCTACCGCCATTACCTTATACGACAATGGCGAGGGTCTGGCGCAAACGGCTGCGGAACGCATTGCAGCATTGGGTTACCACAATGTCGCGTTGTTGGCGGATGATCTGCCAGGCTGGCAGGCCGCCGGAGGGGAGCTGTTTATTGACGTGAACTCCCCCAGTAAAGCTTTCGGTGAACTGGTGGAACATCATAACCAGACACCGTCGCTCTCCGCCGATGAGGTACATAGCCTGCTGAACGGCGACCACGATGTGGTGGTGCTGGACGCACGCCGCTTTGATGAATACCAGACCATGAGCATCCCACACGCTACCAGTGTACCGGGCGGTGAGTTGGTGTTGCGGGTGCGCGACCTCGCCCCCTCTCCGGAAACCACAGTGATCGTTAACTGCGCAGGCCGCACGCGCAGCATCATCGGCACGCAGTCACTGGTGAATGCCGGAATCCGTAATCCGGTGTTTGCACTACGGAACGGCACTATCGGCTGGACACTGGCGGGACATCCGCTGGATAAGGGACAGGACCGCCGTTATGGTGCAACCAGCGAAATCGCACAGCGCCAGGCGGCGGCAAAAGCGCGTGAACTGGCGGATCGCGCGGGCGTGGAACGCATTACGCTCGACACACTGCATCGTTTGCGACAGGAGCCTCGCACCACTTATCTGTTTGATGTGCGCGATGCACAGGAATATGCCGCCGGTCATGTCCCCGGCAGTCGTCATGTTCCGGGTGGTCAACTGGTGCAGGAAACCGATCACTACGCCAGCGTACGTGGTGCGTGCATTGTGTTGATTGACGACGACGGCGTGCGTGCCAATATGGCGGCCTCCTGGCTGGCGCAACTGGGTTGGCAGGTGGCGGTGCTGGAGGGTTTGCAGGTCAGTGATTTCAGTGTGACGGGCAACTGGCAAGCTCAGGTTCCGCCTGTCGCACAGCCAGAATTTGTCTCACCGCAACAGCTTGCCAGTTGGCTGGCTGAAGGACAAACCCAGGTGTTGGATTTCACCACGCGCGTCAATCACCTCAACAGCCATATTCCCGGTGCAGCCTGGCTGCTGCGCTCCACCCTGCAACAACAGGGCAACGCCTTATTGCCTGAAGCGCGACGTTATGTCCTGACCTGCGGCAGCAGTTTGCTGGCGGGCTATGCGGTCGAACAGATTGCAGAGCTGAGCGGAAAGCCGGTATATGTGTTGGAAGGCGGTAACGCCGCCTGGCGCGCGGCGGGCCTGCCAACCGAACAAGGAGAACAGCGGTTGCTGTCACCAGCGATTGACCGTTATCGCCGTCCGTATGAGGGCACCGATATTGAGCCGACGGTGATGCAGGCTTATCTCGACTGGGAATATGGTCTGGTGGCGCAGTTGGATCGCGATGGAACGCATGGATTCAGGGTACTCAAGCCAGTGTCACAGGCAGTGACCGTCTGA